The Rubripirellula amarantea genome includes the window GGAACGGAAGAATACGGAACATTCTGTTCTTTGGCAAGGTTGGCAAGCGTTTTGCTGCAAACTATCCTCCTGTCCATGCAATCAACCAGCAAGACGCGACTGATAACGGCACTCAAATTCGCGTTGCCCGCCGCCATCATTGGCTATTTGGTGTGGCGTATCGAGCCGGAACAGTGGCATCAATTGTCCGCCCAACCCAAGCAATATGGCTTGCTGGTCGCGGCGCTGGTCGTTTCGATCTTCGCAATGATGCTCTCGTTCGCCCGCTGGTGCTTGCTGGTCCGCTGCCAGGGCATTGAATTGACGATGCTGGAAGCCCAGCGGCTTGGTTCGATTTGCTTTTTGCTCAGCTTTGTGTCCGTCGGCAGCGTTGGCGGAGATCTATTTAAAGCAATTTTCTTGGCCAAACGGCGACCGGGGAAGCGAGTCGCAGCAGTTGCCTCGGTTCTGGTCGACCGCGGTTGTGGCATGTACGGACTGCTTTTACTGGTCGCTGGCGGGTTGATGCTGAATCCCGGCGCCGCCGCTTCGAATTCCGACGCCTCAGCAGCAGTGGCCGACGGCAGTTTCGGAATGGAACAAATAAAGTGGGCGACCGCCATCTTGATAGGTTTGGGGACAGTCGTTTTGGCGATTTTGATTCTCGGGGGTCGTGGCGTGGATCGGTTGATCACGTGGGGCAGCGGTCTTCCGGCGATCGGCAAGCTTGTCGCCACGATCGGCCCGCCGTTGCGGATGTTCCATCATCACCCGATTGCGTTCGCCGTTTCGGTGATCATGAGCCTCGGCGTTCAAGGTTCGCTCGTGATCAGCATGTATTTGGTGGCCAAAGGGCTCTACACGTCACCGCCCGCACTGGCCGACCACTTCATCATTGTGCCGATTGGGATGCTCGCTTCGACCTTGCCGATCACTCCCGCCGGCATCGGTGTTCTGGAAGCCGCGATCGATCAGCTTTACAAAATCGTGCCCGCTGTACCAACCAATGCATCAGGAACGTTGGTCGCACTCGTTTTTGAAATGGTCAAAGTGGTAATGGCCATCATCGGAACCATTTTCTATTGGACGGCTAGCGAAGAAGTCCGCGAGAGTATCGAAGAAGCTGAAGAGGTCGAAGAAGTTGAAATGGCACATTAACGTTTGCAACAAACTTCAAGCGACGATCCAGAGTGTCGCTGGGGCAATCTTTCGATGTGTTTCGGGGCCAAGTTTTTATGGCCATTGCGTTTTGATGATCACTACGCGGACACGACGACCGAATGATGCATGCAGCCCGCACAGACGCCAAGCGAGGTTGAGTTTGAGCGGACAAAGAGAGTGAATTCGGTTCTGCGTTCTTTCCAACTCTGCTCGTTGAGCGTACAAACATTGGCCTCGCCAACACCCCCCTGTTTCCCGAGATTGTGATGTCTAATCCTGCCACTGATTTTCCCGACACGGACGCGCTCGTGGGCGTCATCATGGGCAGCAAGAACGACTGGGACACGATGAAGCACGCTTGCGAGGCACTCGAAGTTCTCGGCGTCGCTCATGAAAAGTACGTCGTTTCCGCACATCGAACACCTGCTCGCATGGTCGCCTATGCCGCTGGCGCTGCGGACCGGGGTTTGAAGGTCATCATCGCTGGTGCCGGAGGCGCCGCGCATTTACCCGGCATGGTGGCATCCGAAACGAACTTGCCAGTGATCGGGGTGCCCGTGCAAAGCCGAGCACTGCAGGGACTCGATTCGCTGCTGTCGATTGTGCAAATGCCTGGTGGAATCCCTGTTGCCACGATGTCGATTGGAACTTCCGGCGCCAAGAACGCGGGCATTCTGGCTGCTCGTATCCTGGCACTCTCGGACGCCAAGTTGCAGATGCGCCTCGCTGACTTTGTCCAATCCCAAACCGACGCGGTCCTAGAGTCAGGTGATTTGGCATGAGTCGCTCAAGTCAGCAATCGTCAACGCAACACAGTGAATCGCATCACAGTGAATCGCATCACAGTGAATCGCGGCACGCGCAAGCTCGGTTAGTTAATCCTGGCGCGACGATCGGTATGGTGGGCGGCGGACAACTTGGCCGTATGTTCGCAATGGCCGCAGCGTCCATGGGCTACCGAGTGGTGGTGTTTTGTGAGTCTTCCGATACGCCTGCAGCCCAGGTCGCCCATCACACCGTCGTTGGCAAACTCGATGACGAAACGGCTGTGGAGTCCTTCGCTTCCATGTGTGACGTCATCACGTTGGAATTCGAAAATATTCCAGCGGCGACGATGGAGCGGTGCGCTGATCACGCTCCCACCTACCCGGCTCACCGTGTCCTTGAAATTGCCCAAGACCGTCTTCTGGAAAAATCGACACTCGCCGGCGCCGGACTTCGCGTGACTCCATTTGTCGAAGTCTCGAATAACGAATCGTTGCTGGCCGCCAGCGAAACGCTTGGTTGGCCCATGGTCGTGAAGACAGCCCGCGATGGGTACGACGGCAAGGGGCAATACAAAATCAGTTCCGCCGACGAATTGGGACAGGTCGATTGGAGTTCCGCTTCCAGTTGGATCGCCGAGCAGTGGATGCCCTTCGACATTGAAGTTTCCGTGGTCGTGGCGATCTCGAGCAATGGCGAATCAACAACGTTTCCCGTGTTCGAAAACCAACACCGTAACCACATTCTCGATGTATCGGTCACACCGGCGTCGATCACCGAAGCCTTGGCAACCCGCGCTCGAGAGGTTGCGACGCGGGCTGCCCAAACGCTGGGTGTCGTCGGCTTGCTTTGTGTGGAGTTCTTCGTCGTTGGCGACGATGTCGTGATCAACGAAGTAGCACCGCGGCCTCATAATTCGGGGCATTTGACGATTGAAGCCTGTCACACGAGCCAATTCGAACAGCACGTTCGCGCCGTATGCGGCTTGCCGCTGGGGTCGACAACGCTGCGATGTCCGTTCGCTGCGATGTCCAATTTGTTGGGTGACGTGTGGCTTGACGATCAGGATCAACTCGTCACACCCCGATGGAATGACGCTATCTCAATTCCCGCGATCGCCTTGCATCTCTACGGCAAGCATCACCCTCAGCGATCGCGTAAGATGGGACACCTGACGACGCTCGGCCAGACGCGAGATGAAGTGATCGAACGAGTCACCGCGGCTCGTGCAAAGCTTTCGCCCTAAGACGTTTTCATTTGAATGCGGGCAGTGCCTAGCAGTGCCGAGCGAAGTCAGGCAAATTCAAGCAATGGCAAGCGTTAGGCTACAAGCAGCCAGCCACAGGTGCTCTGCTTGGCACTGCCCAAGTTGCTGCCGTTTCGCTTCGATCTTCACGCGCGAAGTGGTGGATTCCCGCCTGTTCCCTCCTTTATCCCACGCCTCACCTTCATCAAGAGTCCCGCCATGAATCCCACCAAGCTTCTCGTGCCGCTGGCAATGGCCATCACCGTTTCGTTGGTTGAGCCATGTCGCGGCCAGACAACCAACGGTCAGTCATCCGCAGAGCGTCCCAACGTCTTGATGATCTGCATCGATGACTTGAACGATTGGGTGGAACCTCTCGGTGGCCATCCCCAGGTCAAGACTCCTGCAATGGCAGAGCTTGCATCGCGAGGTATGAATTTCCGAAACGCACATTGCCAGTCGCCTTTGTGCAATTCGTCTCGCACCAGCTTGATGACGAGTCGCCGTCCATCGTCGACCGGGATTTATGGACTGGGGCCTTGGTTTCGAAACGTAGACGAATTCCGAAACATCACGACGCTGCCTCAGCATTTTGCGCGTGCGGGTTACGAAACCTATTCGGCGGGAAAGGTCTATCACGGCGGCTACTTTCAAAAGACGCCTGAGGGAATCGAGGTCGAGTTCCAGCATGTTGGGCCACCTGGACGCGCAGGCATTGGGCCGCCGAAGAAGTTAGTTCCACCAACACCCGGTGGCGATCATCCGTTGGTCGATTGGGGTGTTTTTGATCACGAAGAATCGGACAAGGGTGACTATCAAGTTGCATCCTGGGTGGTGGACCAGATTGGCGAAATGGAATCATCGAAGCCGTTCTTCATGGCTTGCGGGTTTTTCTTGCCGCACGTTCCCTGTCACACGACGCCTAAGTATTGGGACATGTATCCCGATGAAACGTTGATCATGCCACCGATCGATCATGTAGAGCGATCGGACTGCTCACCGTTCTCTTGGTACCTGCATTGGGAACTACCTGAACCGCGTTTGAGTTGGCTCGAAGATAACAACGAACACCGCAATTTGGTTCGGGCCTACCTGTCTTGCATTACGTTCATGGACACACAAATCGCTCGTGTGCTCGAAGCACTAGACCAATCTCCTTACGCCGACAACACGATCGTGTGTTTGTGGAGCGACCATGGATGGCACTTGGGTGAGAAGAACATCAGTGGCAAGAATACCCTTTGGGAGCGATCGACTCACGTGCCGCTGATCTTCGTCGGCCCAGGGATCGAGTCCGGTGTTTGCGAACAACCTGCTGAACTACTCGATGTTTTTCCAACCCTGGCAGATCTCGCCGGTTTGGAAGTGCCCGCTGAACTTGAAGGCGTAAGTTTGAAACCGCAAGTCGTTGACCCATCGGAATCACGGCGTCCGGCGGTAACCGAACACAACCCGGGCAATTACGCGATTCGGGATCAACGTTATCGCCTGATTCGTTACGCCGATGGAAGCGAGGAGCTCTACGACATGGTCGCTGATCCCAACGAGTACTCCAATATCATTGATGATTCCAAGCACGCCGAAGCGGCCTCACGACTTCGCGAGTTTTACATCGCTGATCCTCGCCCCCTAGCGAAAGCAAGTCACTCGCGAATCTTAGAGTTCAAGGACGGCCGTTGGATTTGGGAAGGCAAAGCCATCGACCCAACGCGTCCACCAATGGACATCGCGCCCAATACCACCGCTGATCTATCGCTCATCGGCCCAGCAAAATAGCAACGAAACGAAGACGATAAGCACGTCTTCAAAGTGCGTCAGGGGGGCCAAAGTGCGTCAGGGGTAAGCGCAAAGCCGGTCACCCCTTCAGCATAATCACGCAAGTCACCACGCCGGGGCAACCGGGTCAAACGTTACGCGGTTCGACGTCGGTGTCGAAAACGAACAACGCCTGCACCCAACCCTGCAATCATCAAGAACGCAACAGACGATGGTTTTGGCACTGCTGCGATCGTTGCAGTGATTTGGTTGGCACCAGCGTTCCACGTGTAGACGCCAGGATCGATTCCCAACGATGCGAAGCTTTCGCCAGCGTAGTTCGCCGTACCTGTAACCAAGGTGTTGGAGACGTAATTTTCGGGTAGATAGATATTGAAATTTCCACTGTTGGCGGTGAAGCCAATGAAGTCACCACTTCCAGATGTCGCTGCGGTGTACCCACCACTGCCAAAGGATAGTGGCCCCGTCCTGACAACCGAACTAGGGACGAAATAGTGCTCATGGGGAATGCCGGACGTGGAACCTACATAAAACGTCCCATTTGACGGCCTTACCGAAATCGATTCCGGAACATCGCCCACGTTTGAAAGGCCGGTAAGGTCAATCGACCCGGAGATGGAAGTTACAACGCTCCCACCCATTTCGGTAAAGCTGACAACTAAATCGGCTGATGCGGTTCGAGCGTCGGCAAGCAACGAAACTATGGCCAGTGCTACAAAGATCGAGAGGCGTTTCATTTTGGAAGTTCCTTGGTAATGGAGCACCGGGATAGAAAACAAAGATTCTGGGCTAAACAAATTGCTTGCCCGTTGCTTCGATAGATAAACGATGCCTAGCCGAAGTGCTCCGCGAGCTTACGCGTGTCAAGCAAGCCGAGCTTTGAGTACAGGCCAGTGTAGTCGATGATGTTGTGTGCCCTGTAGATCAGCCCATCCTTCATCGTTCCAAAGCACGCGGATTCCAAAGCAACGTCAATGCCAGAGTCTTGTTGACGTCCTTCGAATTCCATTGAAACCGCAAACTGATCGCCACGGATGACCAAAAAATGCAGAGTTGCACTGCGATGGTTCAATCTCGCACACATCGCTCGGTGAGTAGCGCGCATTTCGTCAACACCCTCGATGACTTCGGGAGCCAATCCGCTGACTATGCATTGCGGATGAAAGTGTTCGTCAACAAGCGAACTGTCGTTTGCCTCCCATCCGGCCAGTAACCAGCGGCGCAAAAGCGCCGCATTGATCTCTTCACGCTGGGTCAAAGGCGGATCGGTGGGAAAGACTTCCTCGTTGTAGCTCATCTTACAAGTGGTTCGATCGTGTTGAAAATGAATAGGCAATCTGCCCATAAGGATTCGCACCCCAAACCATGGACTCGTAACAAGTTGGTCGAACTCTCAAGCACCAAAGTCGATGGGGTAGCTCCGAGTCGCTTCGACGACCCGTATTTCTTTCATTGTGGTAAGCCAACCCCGACGAACGCAACTCGCAGTTACTGCAGAGTTCTGCTTAAGTCCTCGAAATCAATCCCTTGGTATAGCACCACGCGGTCGAGTTGAAAGCCTTGGGACCGACCAGCGATTTCAAGTTGATATTCGCCGGGCTTGGGAAATTCAACCGTCATCCAAGGTTGGTCACCTTCTAGATCGAGTTGACCGTTGAGGCCAAAGGAGCCTTTGCTACGACCCACAAACTTGTGAAAGCCCGTAAGTTGAGTTTGTCGTGCGAGTTGCTTTGCATCAGTAAAGCAGAGCCAAGCATCGTTTGCTTGGTCACCGGGCACATCGTCAGGCTGACGCATGCTCCATTTAACCGAATAGCTTCCGGCTTTCTCTACCTTGAACGTAGCTTTGATGCGATGCTTAGTCGTTCGAGCGAAACTGTTGTTTCCTTCATAGACTACGTACTTGCCGCCGGAAGCGGCTTCGCCTTTCGCAAGCCGCCATCCCGTCGTCCGCTCCATGTCTTCAGCCTCGATAATTATCAAGGCTTGGTCTGGTGAGTTAAAAGCAGATTCCTTGGTTGCGGGTGAGCCGGCAACGGTGGATTGCGAAAATGTTTTTGTCGGCTCGAATGAAAGATGGCGCCATCGACCGCGAGCAAACGCGAATGCATCGCCCTCGGGCACTTTGCCATTGCTTTGGGAGTTGAACTCAATCTGGATGGTTGATCCCTTTTTAAGTTCGACACTGCGGAAATGATGCTGGTGAGGTTGGTAGTCTTTTTCGGTCGCAGGATTTTGGGACGTTCCCACTGTATTGCCATCGACCACCAACCGGTACGTGCTCTCGCCATCGAGCTCCGTCAGTGCTTCCAACGTGACATCGTAGACTCCACTGTCTCCCGGGAATCGCGTTGTCGCGGCCGCGTACACACCTTGGTGTTTTGATGCATCAATCGCGAGAGCTTTTCGCGCTGGGTCACGATAGGCCGGTGCGAAACCGTCGACCGTGATCTCATCGAAGTCCTTCAGCGCATTGAGCGAAACTGGGGCGGTCGCCACCTTTCCGTTTGTGTTGCCTTGGTCGGTTTGTCCAACGAGGGCTACTCCGTCACCAATGAACGCTTCGAACTTCTTCGGGCTACCGTCATCGTCACCTACCAGCAAGTAAAACAACATTCCGCAGTCGGAAATATCCGCAACGTTACCACTGTGGGCTTCGAGTCTCGAATACATCCACCGTACGTCTGGTTGGGAATGATCGCGCATCCAATGCCACACGGAAAAGTCTTTCCCGGAGTGCCAAAGGTGGTTCGGATCTTCTTTATGATTTTGGTCTTTGATCTTCGCATACTGAATCCGGCCTCCACTGAGTTCTTGGACGTCGCTCCAAGTGTGATGATGAGGGCGACGACGCTCGTTTTCATTGAACCCACTGTGTGACACCAAGTGGACATGCGATAGCGAATCAACGTTGCCGTTTCGAACCACCTCATCAACCACCAGGTAAACGAACTCGGATAGTCCAGCATGAATAAAGTACAGGGGATCACTCTGAGTCGACTTCGCCATCTCGCTCGCCAAGCTCTCAATGGCTTCCCGTTGTTGAGTGGTAACGTCGAAGAAAGCTTCAGGCTTGAAGCCCCAGTACTTGATCGCGCCATCGGCGCCGATCTTCAGTTGGTTTTCAGCATCGGGGCCGGGCGGTGCATCGATGAAGTTGTTGTAGGAACAATGAACTAGCTGTTCCTGCAGACCTAGCTTTGCGATGATCGCACAAGACGCTGGAAGTGCGCCCCAATCGTCGGGATCTCCCGTTGGCCATTTGTATTCGTTGTCCGGAGCGCTGTTACCGTCAAAGCTCATCGCGATGCGATTCTGGCTGTACCCCAAGGACTGTCCCTGGCAAAGCATTAGGGGAATCGTGGTCAAAAACAACATCACGGCAATGCAAGTTTTCGTCATGAAAGGACCTTTCTTGAAAGGGAGAGTTCGAGGAGAGTTTGATGGGAATGGAAGAAAAACTAATCGAAACCAGTGGTCCAGGAAAGCTGTACGCAGCGTTGGAGCAGGTAAAAAAAAGCAATCTTACGATGTCTTGCAGATTGCATTTCACCGCTCGCGGTACTTCGATAGGATGTGTCGCGAAACCCGATTGGCGAGCGCTCGATACGTAGTGACGCCTGCACAACGGAATGGGGAAGTTGCAACAAGCCTCGCTCGAATCGGCAGCCATGTTGTGAACAATCACCAATGTGTCAGCGCTCGCAACCGTCTTGTCGTCCGTCAACATCCATCATGGTGTGCGGATTTGTTTGCACGCTCAGCAAGATTCGTTTGCTCTTGTATGCGAGTTTTCCCGTCTGAACGACTTAGGTCTTAGCTAACGCAGCGCTGCTCGCCCCCAGTTTTGGAATTCGCCCCCAGTTTTGGAATTCGCCACTGCGCAGGATTCAAGAATGAGCGCTCGTTGGGCGATGCTTCACATATCGATGCGTAGCGATGCCGTCGCAATCGAACTCTGAGTCGACTTGCATTCCGGACTTTGCGAGTACTCGCACGGAGCCCACGTTGGCGGGAATGACAAAAGCGAAGATCCTCGCTAGTCCTAACTTGCTAAACCCAAAATCAAGGCTCGCCATGCATGCCTCGGTGGCTAGACCCTGTCCCCAATATTGAGGCAAGAAACGATAGCCAACATCCACAACATCCAGATCTCGAAGGTACTTCAGGCCGCAAAATCCGATGACGGTTTGCGATTCTTTCAGGACACACGCCCAGCGGCCAAACCCATATCGTTCAAAGTCCGGATAGTTCGCGATAAAACGTCGTGCTTCCGCCACGTTTTTAAGTGACGTATCGCCGGTATATCGCATGACGTCGGGATTGCTGTTGAGTTCAAACGCAACCACTGCGTCCTCGACCGTGAAGGCTCGGTGAAGAAGACGCTGTGTTTCGGGGCCTGTTCGATGAGAGGCCGGCTCATTCATGCTTGTCTTGCAGATAGAGGACTAGGTTCAGTTTGCTATTGAACTGATATTGTTCTCAGGACTTGTGTAGTCCACGTAGACGTTCGGATTGGTGCCATTGATGAACTCTTCAATATTCGTGTAGCCATCGCTGTCAGTGTCCATGGATCCGTCGGCTGCGTTGTGAGGAGCGAGACCGTGATTGATTTCCCACTCATCTGACATTCCATCGCCGTCGGAATCCGGTCTTGACGGAACCGATGACAGGGCCGGCCAGCCTCCGACTTCATTCTGCGAGTCTATGATTCCTTTCCCTCCGCCGCCGTAAGTCTCGCCAAATTTTGCAGTTCCGGTGCGAACCTCTTCTACGATTCGAGCGTCAACCGAATCACGCCGGGGCAAAGACGCGCCTGCATGTTGTAACACATGGCGATAGGCTTCTTCAGCACGATGCTGCCGGATGGGCATTGATTGCCATGGTGTAGCGAGCCTCAATGACTCGATTTGTTCATCGCCTCCTTGTGGCTGGACTCCACCGGACCAATTGTCAGCGGACGCTTCCGCATTGCCGTGCATGTAATTCTCCGCCACATACCATTGACCAAGGTCGTTCACACCATCGCGTGAAGAGGGGTTAATGATCCGATGTCCCACCGAGCCAGTGCGTGTAGCAGGGCCTGGTTTGTAATAATTCGCTACCATGTTGATGGTTGAGAAGTCATAAGCTGGGTTTCCTTGCTGTTGCTTTTCCCCGCCGTAGGCACTGTTGTGTCCCCAGTTGTAGACGACATTGTTTCGATAGTCCGTGTACCCTGACCCCGATGCAAACCGTGGATTGCGACTGGAGTGATGAGCGAGCAGATTGTGGTGGTAAGTGCTGTAGTTCGATCCCCAGATACCTCCGAACCCATGAGGACCCTTCGCGTGGATCGATTGGTAAAGACTTTCAGCGATTAGACACCACTGCACCGTCACGTTTTTGCAATGATAGATCGATAGCGTTTCATCCACGCTCCAACTGGCCGAAACGTGATCGACGATGATGTTCTGGTGATACCTGCCTGAAAGAGCGTCGGCGTCTTCTCCTGACTCATCTCCTAACCGAAGTCTCAAATATCGGATCACAACTTCATCCGCATCAATCGTGACGGGATAGCGCCTAATCGCAATTCCATCGCCCGGTGCAGTTTGTCCGGCAATGGTGATGTACGGGTTGCGGATGCTAAGTCTGCTTTTCAGATCAATAGTTCCCGAGACCCCAAAAACCACGATGCGCGGACCGTCTGACTTCACGGCGGCACGAAGGCTACCGGGGCCTGAGTCGTTGAGGTTCGTGACCGTAAACACTTTACCGCCGCGTCCTCCTTTAGCTACCGAACCGTAACCCTCCGCACCCGGAAACGAAGGAAGATGTGTTCTTGCGGACTCTGGTACCGAGTCTTGAGCTGTAGCAATGGTAGCTACTGAAGCCAAAAACCACACAGCAGCCAAGAATCGCGCAGCAACGCACAATCCAATACGCCATCGAAATACCAATCGGCTTGTTCGTGTTTCTTGCATCGTCATGGGTATCTCTCAGTCATCCACTTCACCGGTAAATTTCAAACGGCAAGGGCTGACTTGCCAATTGATAAGCATAACGTGGGCAACCGAGGCCGGCACGAGCCGCAGTTATCAATCGCAAATCTAAGGAAACGATCGCTTCATGATGCAGGGTCTTGGGTGACATTGATCTTCCATGAAAGACCGAACCGATCAATCACGATCCCGTACCACGACGTGAACGCTGATTCGGCCAACGGGATCACGGTTTGACCCTGGTCGGCTAGGTTGTCGAAAGCTCGTCGAGCCCGTTCCAGCGAATCAAACCCAATGGCGAGAGAAAACCCCGAGAATTCAGCCGAGGCTCCGCCGTCGGTGTACCCGACATCGCTTGCCATAAACGTTGTTCCTTCGATCACAAACGTAGCGTGAAAGATCATCTCTTCCATACCGAATTTCGTGTGTGACTGATCGGGGCTATCGCGAAACCGCATCATGAAAACGATCTCGGCATCGACTGCGTCGCGATAGAACTTGATCGCTTCTTCCGTTCGCCCGTTGAAGCCGAGTGTCGTGATTACGGGCATTGTTCTGAGCCAACGAATGGTATGAGGGAGAGCTGTCTTTACGAATCGAATGTTGTTGCGATTGACGACTGATGGTGAAGCGGTTGCCAGGGCTTCACGCCCCATCGAAGTCGGGCGAGACCTTGTCGACTAACGGGCCGCCTCAAGTTGCTTTACTAGTTTACTGTACTGACCTTTGCTCAGAAAAACTCGGTAGCATCCGTTAGTTAGTTCGTTGAAGTCAACGTTGTTCTGAGTGTCAGAGTCCCAAGACATAATTTGCCGAGAGTAAAGGTCGATATCGATGAAGTAGTAAAACTTCGTGTTCGGATCCTTGCGTTTGCTAGCCATAGGCGGATGTTCCGGTCTGCGTTTTGCCGTTCGATCTATATCGTGTAGCTCGGTCCAAACAAAGTGAGGGTTTCAATATCGACATCGGATAGCACCGAGGTTCAGTTCGCACATATTCCTGGGCCGACTACCTGTGCCGAACGAACTTCTTCAATCGCAGCAAGTTGCCAGAGTCCAAACACGCTATTGAGCATTGGGCGAAAGAGCGTCCAATAACAACGTGCTCAGTCGTGCAGCTTTCGCCTGCTTCACATCACGCTGCGTCGATGTGCGAAGCTTCAGGTTCTCTTCCGCAATCGACTCAATAAGCGACGCTCGCTGATCATAGTCCGAAATCGCGTTCGGGGACGAAGCCATCAATGCGGCACGAAGAAGTCGTTTGTTTGCGCGGATCGACACATCTGCTGGCGATCGACCGTCCTTGAATTCGGCAAGCCTGGCGCTGTACTCAAGCTCAGCATTGGAAAGCCTCTTCGCATCTTCACCATTCAATACTGCACTTGCCGCAGTCCGATTCGCAAGGTTCGCCTCAGCGCTCGCAGGCGTGTCCGCAACGCCACTCGATGCGGTGACTATCAACAAGGTTGCGAACGTCGTAGCAAGAAAGAGGCGTGTCATTGCGAAGTCCTTGGGAATGGTGAAAAGCGAATCGACTGTTCGGTAGTTTCCAAACTGACCAGATATCTCCGGTGCATGTGGTGCGTTCTTAGACTTTCTTAGCCAACATCAAGCATCATGGCCAACCTCGCGACCGTATTGTAGTTCCGGGCAGTTGTCGGTATTCCAAGTTGACGCTCGATACCCGATGCAAGTTTGGATCGACCGACACCATCTGGCGCGTGCAAGTAAAACACCGTATCAATCAGTCGATACCTTTCGGTTGACTTAGCCATCTTAGAGATTGCCTCGTCAGGAGGCAAATCTGGAACAGTCTCCAAAAAGTAGAAATGTAACGTTTTAGGGTCGACGGTTGCTTCGGTGTAGGGATTCCTGTCGATCGCTGCGGACAACTCATCGCCGCTCAGAACTAGAACACCGGGGCGAAATTTAAAGCTGTCTTCGACAGCGTCACTAAGCTGTTTAGCAATGTTGCGCTTGGACGTTGAAGAGCTTTCAAAGATGACATTTCCACTTTGAATGTAGGTCCGGACCGAACGCAATCCAGTGACTTCGAGCGTATGAGCTAGATCGACCATCGGCAATCTGTTGTGGCCGCCGACATTGATCCCGCGGAACAGAGCGATCCAAGTTGGCATTCTTCCTCCTGAAATTAGGCTTTCGATCACGAAACAAATACGGTGTCACATCTAGAGCACCACTTGGCATCGCTTTCAAGCTCGGTTGGTTAGCGAGCCTCAGATGTCACGCAAACACTTAGTCCTAGTACACACTTTTTACCCTTTCTGAGTCGTTGTGTATCGAAAACGTTGCCTGTTCGGGAGAATACACCGGACCTAATGGAACTTAATCGGTGTAAGTCCTGCGCCTGTCCTGACATGTAATCTTGTTTTTGCTATAGCATCAGCTTGCACTTCTTTTGCCGCCGTTTTTAGGACGCGCGGTTCATAGCGATCCGGTCGGCTGCCGACGACGTGTTGCAAGCAGCAACGAAACAGCACGTCGCAGAGCTCATCGGTAGTTCGGAATCCTTTGTGCTCAACTTGTATTTTTATCTCACGAATCATGATGAATTCAGGATACGTTTGGTACTCTACTTGGCCCATTCAATCCGGCCGAAGTGGTTTGTCGATTGGGATCGTATGATTGTCATTGCCATAGCTCATGCGGGTTTGATAATCG containing:
- a CDS encoding lysylphosphatidylglycerol synthase transmembrane domain-containing protein, encoding MQSTSKTRLITALKFALPAAIIGYLVWRIEPEQWHQLSAQPKQYGLLVAALVVSIFAMMLSFARWCLLVRCQGIELTMLEAQRLGSICFLLSFVSVGSVGGDLFKAIFLAKRRPGKRVAAVASVLVDRGCGMYGLLLLVAGGLMLNPGAAASNSDASAAVADGSFGMEQIKWATAILIGLGTVVLAILILGGRGVDRLITWGSGLPAIGKLVATIGPPLRMFHHHPIAFAVSVIMSLGVQGSLVISMYLVAKGLYTSPPALADHFIIVPIGMLASTLPITPAGIGVLEAAIDQLYKIVPAVPTNASGTLVALVFEMVKVVMAIIGTIFYWTASEEVRESIEEAEEVEEVEMAH
- the purE gene encoding 5-(carboxyamino)imidazole ribonucleotide mutase, with translation MSNPATDFPDTDALVGVIMGSKNDWDTMKHACEALEVLGVAHEKYVVSAHRTPARMVAYAAGAADRGLKVIIAGAGGAAHLPGMVASETNLPVIGVPVQSRALQGLDSLLSIVQMPGGIPVATMSIGTSGAKNAGILAARILALSDAKLQMRLADFVQSQTDAVLESGDLA
- a CDS encoding 5-(carboxyamino)imidazole ribonucleotide synthase produces the protein MSRSSQQSSTQHSESHHSESHHSESRHAQARLVNPGATIGMVGGGQLGRMFAMAAASMGYRVVVFCESSDTPAAQVAHHTVVGKLDDETAVESFASMCDVITLEFENIPAATMERCADHAPTYPAHRVLEIAQDRLLEKSTLAGAGLRVTPFVEVSNNESLLAASETLGWPMVVKTARDGYDGKGQYKISSADELGQVDWSSASSWIAEQWMPFDIEVSVVVAISSNGESTTFPVFENQHRNHILDVSVTPASITEALATRAREVATRAAQTLGVVGLLCVEFFVVGDDVVINEVAPRPHNSGHLTIEACHTSQFEQHVRAVCGLPLGSTTLRCPFAAMSNLLGDVWLDDQDQLVTPRWNDAISIPAIALHLYGKHHPQRSRKMGHLTTLGQTRDEVIERVTAARAKLSP
- a CDS encoding sulfatase is translated as MNPTKLLVPLAMAITVSLVEPCRGQTTNGQSSAERPNVLMICIDDLNDWVEPLGGHPQVKTPAMAELASRGMNFRNAHCQSPLCNSSRTSLMTSRRPSSTGIYGLGPWFRNVDEFRNITTLPQHFARAGYETYSAGKVYHGGYFQKTPEGIEVEFQHVGPPGRAGIGPPKKLVPPTPGGDHPLVDWGVFDHEESDKGDYQVASWVVDQIGEMESSKPFFMACGFFLPHVPCHTTPKYWDMYPDETLIMPPIDHVERSDCSPFSWYLHWELPEPRLSWLEDNNEHRNLVRAYLSCITFMDTQIARVLEALDQSPYADNTIVCLWSDHGWHLGEKNISGKNTLWERSTHVPLIFVGPGIESGVCEQPAELLDVFPTLADLAGLEVPAELEGVSLKPQVVDPSESRRPAVTEHNPGNYAIRDQRYRLIRYADGSEELYDMVADPNEYSNIIDDSKHAEAASRLREFYIADPRPLAKASHSRILEFKDGRWIWEGKAIDPTRPPMDIAPNTTADLSLIGPAK
- a CDS encoding nuclear transport factor 2 family protein, which codes for MSYNEEVFPTDPPLTQREEINAALLRRWLLAGWEANDSSLVDEHFHPQCIVSGLAPEVIEGVDEMRATHRAMCARLNHRSATLHFLVIRGDQFAVSMEFEGRQQDSGIDVALESACFGTMKDGLIYRAHNIIDYTGLYSKLGLLDTRKLAEHFG
- a CDS encoding GNAT family N-acetyltransferase, with protein sequence MNEPASHRTGPETQRLLHRAFTVEDAVVAFELNSNPDVMRYTGDTSLKNVAEARRFIANYPDFERYGFGRWACVLKESQTVIGFCGLKYLRDLDVVDVGYRFLPQYWGQGLATEACMASLDFGFSKLGLARIFAFVIPANVGSVRVLAKSGMQVDSEFDCDGIATHRYVKHRPTSAHS